In one Silene latifolia isolate original U9 population chromosome 10, ASM4854445v1, whole genome shotgun sequence genomic region, the following are encoded:
- the LOC141604964 gene encoding uncharacterized protein LOC141604964 isoform X1 gives MTATHHLPLHLINTATIPPSPTVSSTTGSTVADFLPDFAGYSWVAYAASSLLVISHFPSPLSPHQSLLQPLFRQVIPLSPPAAVSAVAWSAAVPSSGDLAAVVDRRVFLFRYDSSPGSFCWSQTDLLAQCAKVDAIAWTNSGDGIISAGAEVILWKRDIKSWEIAWKFKTKVPQTLVSTTWSLEGPLATGAYPTQLHDNRLGSTTCNTSHYVTVYHYDGKSGCVSSELRHPQPVFAIQWRPSGGSQANRAALYAPRHVVLTSCLDGTVRLWSEVDGSRIRKGAKDNQDASTSRLSFCVVGVIEINHSLNGTLGTDIFLTWALDLEGLVCVGDGQLFCTEKNQNDEVGKCEWLIGLGPGKIVTFWAVHCLDDIATMRSPRVTLWKRQELLDSDKKISCKSDHVNCTEGSRLIKAVIWRNQRCGPPALCSVVQLSACNSLAWSVLYNQSLVKMEEKPSQTQICETDNKLYCQSGGALDTIGHTGKLLQVAVHPFMCKVQLAVSLDSNGGLIFWSTTTSSYSISGLPSFTPPWQLIGKMILHDNPSQEMSLNWAPLCVGEDPILLVGHIRGIDVHIIKVSNNKEQGTTCYKLCTIPFLGHDHLNGPDKIASFPLDSTYGDSSNFDNFLLLGIWINSFRAESWKVALHCYESSGGSCRCKSDTDKDAECSTWVYKTDFAGKRYCLVVNHCSSYFPNGCDEVTSISAVSPSSSTPSMSDVGDNLYLNKCSYHIITGHIDGKSRIWRIKMPEVPEVRMPFELVGMLSSFTGSVSAISAADWGQKIATICSNDHAHMLCIWEPQHLTNGGTFELEDKIDLIEEVIALHWLVIENMLFLGVCFQNELHIYSRRFYSVLTPTETQNWVCVAIVRNSTNIRDFLLGPNGTIVVIHVDYFSLFIPWSFPMGNKHLSDGHVTLNSALSIQNEMDRDCPESCTRKICVCQELPSEKISDESVLFPPLTKKSYCPVESGSQPPLITSDNSNHLLKMTEVAESICGPLPFYHPEALLMNIYSGNWKRANVAVSHLIECLASNSASEQRPAKSSTSVSQVNLSNYFEGQVLSGRTSQVFQWSRDPSTTTWSSNSESGLMQFSAGDMTNMFTASLSSSKSSGFQEILEKLRAHEVLTDSQKLKMFAIVDLLREMNNSQSASAFESLDEPGRRFWCAIRLQQLEFHIRDGTKPSVEELVVDSQLIGWAFQSDCHMNLFDTIIPTEPTWAEMRKIGIGFWFANLTDLRTKMEKLARCQYLKKRDPKDCALLYIALNRHQVLAGLFKISKDEKDKPLVAFLSRNFQEEKNKAAASKNAYVLMGRHQFELAIAFFLLSGDIISAVTVCAKNLGDGQLALVICRLVEGQSGPSERHLISKILLPSAVEKEDYWLASVLEWMLGNFFQSVLTVIGLQGYSNGTKPEKSKHPALLDPSIGQYCLLLATKNSLRNALGELNTAVLSQWAMAMTASALKKCGLPLEALEYLSTSASNITVPDDGTVHEKYDILPRIFRPSPDDSSRWLSNGVSNYLAYQSKLDLAMVYIAKLIREHPGWCGTCLASTDARTCSLEDKMNQLGDLESFERKLDSSLAYLEQKFNLLRNALLDKVFVFLDSSRQLHIGYRLLQGSSSQVHLPSLTHVISCSSQLFNHLVKDAENLSYSLSRFVTAGSMASLHLLASPKNFQFVEFYSKGFMSSMRSLTSALMMLCKGESEDLIRQLIMALDFCQYCLYFTSAILQRNDKALDALLQPMLASCSNGINREVDMPNLKAILGEVMEALNPKSSSVSTANKLVNQGVLHGDGGDKMIKIPEDERFMILGASLWKHLSKFIKCQLGNLTSNPMTDMTQASSVCTEPEDNDFLELVRRVMMIFTDVMENTITHISFHTAMQLAVFFWHKTRGGNSIGTLMWLEEFSQSKLGVFAEQSGENSGYSNATDENTVLSSTEMLAKFFNDPKTISELLAQLPIKLSELIHLNPARGWNHFHTGALQNHEKLESYKQEGIFDNSPRGGGGGGDKGPSVSEQSRYPLDSDVKGAALTDEVAPFRTPREIHRRNGELLEALCINSIEQQRAAVASNKKGIVYFDLGDGLPSKASSDFVWEEADWPKKGWAGTKSTPVPTRVAPGVGLGSSKGSHLGLGGAIVGDGSQARLGKELTGGGAFGIPDYAGIGATGMGWGIQDDFDKSIDPPATLDNISVRALASHPSRPYFLAGSSNTHIYLWEFGEEKAVATYGVLPAANVTPPYALASVTALQFDCSGHRFADCASDGTVCTWQLEVGGRSNVRPTDSSLCFNGHASDICYVATSGSIIASAGYSSNGVNVVIWDTLAPPTSSRASVMCHEGGACSISVFDNDVGTGSISPLIVTGGKGGDVGLHDFRYIATGKTKRHKHSNTLERDADTAAIDVQLSSNAGDQNRHGMLWYIPKAHSGSVTKISTIPNTSFFLTGGRDGDVKLWDAKRARLVHHWPKLHERHTFLQRSSHSFGGVTRVGLTDIQVISDGFLTCGGDGSVKLVQLNNIAF, from the exons ATGACCGCCACTCACCACCTCCCACTCCATCTAATCAACACCGCCACCATCCCACCGTCACCCACCGTCTCCTCCACCACCGGATCCACCGTCGCTGACTTTCTACCGGATTTCGCCGGATACTCATGGGTCGCCTACGCCGCATCATCGCTCCTCGTAATATCTCACTTCCCTTCTCCACTCTCTCCTCACCAATCTCTTCTTCAACCTCTTTTCCGTCAAGTCATTCCTCTCTCTCCTCCCGCCGCCGTCTCCGCCGTCGCATGGTCCGCCGCTGTTCCTTCTTCCGGCGACCTCGCCGCCGTCGTTGATCGCCGTGTTTTTCTCTTCCGTTATGATTCGTCTCCTG GTTCTTTTTGTTGGAGCCAGACTGATTTACTTGCACAATGTGCAAAGGTGGATGCAATTGCTTGGACAAACTCTGGCGACGGAATAATATCAGCAGGGGCAGAAGTTATTCTTTGGAAAAGGGACATCAAGTCTTGGGAAATAGCATGGAAGTTTAAGACTAAGGTCCCTCAGACTTTAGTTTCTACAACTTGGTCACTTGAAGGACCATTAGCTACAGGTGCATATCCTACCCAACTTCATGATAACAGACTAGGTTCTACGACTTGCAATACAAGTCATTATGTTACAGTGTACCACTATGACGGAAAATCTGGATGTGTTTCTTCTGAGTTACGGCACCCCCAACCTGTTTTTGCGATTCAGTGGAGACCTTCTGGAGGAAGTCAAGCAAACAGAGCTGCTCTCTATGCACCAAGACATGTTGTGTTAACGAGCTGCTTAGATGGCACCGTGAGATTATGGAGTGAGGTTGATGGCAGTAGAATACGAAAAGGTGCCAAAGATAATCAAGATGCATCCACCTCAAGGCTATCTTTTTGTGTTGTTGGCGTCATCGAGATCAATCATTCACTGAATGGTACTTTAGGGACCGATATTTTTTTGACATGGGCATTGGATCTTGAAGGCTTAGTTTGTGTAGGCGACGGACAACTTTTCTGTACTGAGAAAAACCAAAATGATGAAGTTGGCAAGTGTGAATGGTTGATTGGCCTTGGTCCCGGCAAAATAGTTACTTTCTGGGCCGTCCACTGCCTTGATGACATTGCCACAATGCGATCTCCACGTGTGACCTTATGGAAGAGACAGGAATTATTGGATTCCGATAAAAAAATATCTTGTAAGAGCGACCATGTGAATTGTACTGAAGGATCTCGACTTATCAAGGCTGTCATCTGGAGAAATCAACGTTGTGGTCCACCAGCCCTATGCTCAGTGGTTCAATTATCTGCTTGCAACTCGTTGGCCTGGTCAGTGTTATACAATCAATCATTAGTAAAAATGGAAGAGAAACCTTCTCAGACTCAAATATGTGAAACAGATAATAAATTGTATTGTCAATCTGGAGGAGCCTTGGATACTATTGGTCACACTGGTAAACTTTTGCAAGTTGCTGTGCATCCTTTTATGTGTAAAGTTCAACTTGCTGTTTCCCTGGATTCTAATGGCGGGCTTATATTTTGGTCAACCACTACCAGCTCATATAGCATCTCAGGGTTGCCGTCATTTACTCCTCCATGGCAACTGATTGGAAAAATGATTCTACATGATAATCCTTCTCAGGAAATGAGCTTGAACTGGGCACCTTTATGTGTGGGTGAAGACCCGATTCTTCTTGTTGGACATATTAGAGGAATAGATGTCCATATCATCAAAGTTAGCAATAACAAAGAACAGGGAACTACGTGCTATAAGCTTTGCACTATTCCTTTTCTAGGTCATGACCACTTGAATGGGCCTGATAAGATTGCCTCATTTCCATTAGACTCTACTTATGGAGATTCTTCTAATTTTGATAATTTCTTGCTTTTGGGGATATGGATAAACAGTTTTCGGGCTGAATCATGGAAAGTGGCATTGCATTGCTATGAATCATCTGGAGGCAGCTGTCGGTGCAAATCTGACACTGACAAGGATGCTGAATGTTCCACATGGGTCTATAAGACTGACTTTGCTGGTAAAAGATATTGCTTGGTTGTGAATCACTGCTCGTCATATTTTCCAAATGGTTGTGACGAAGTTACGAGTATTTCAGCGGTGTCTCCAAGTTCATCGACTCCTTCAATGTCGGATGTAGGAGATAATTTATACTTAAATAAATGTTCATATCACATCATAACGGGACATATTGATGGTAAATCAAGAATTTGGAGGATCAAAATGCCTGAAGTGCCAGAGGTTCGTATGCCTTTTGAGCTTGTGGGTATGCTTAGTTCATTTACAGGTTCAGTAAGTGCTATATCTGCTGCTGATTGGGGTCAAAAAATTGCAACGATATGCTCAAATGATCATGCTCATATGCTTTGTATTTGGGAACCTCAGCATCTCACGAATGGTGGGACTTTCGAGTTGGAAGATAAGATAGACCTAATTGAAGAAGTAATTGCTTTGCATTGGCTTGTGATAGAAAATATGTTGTTTCTAGGGGTCTGCTTCCAGAATGAGTTGCACATATATTCCCGAAGATTTTACAGTGTTTTGACTCCTACAGAAACACAAAACTGGGTCTGTGTTGCCATTGTGCGTAATTCCACTAATATACGTGACTTTCTTTTAGGGCCTAATGGAACTATTGTAGTAATTCATGTGGATTACTTCAGTCTATTTATCCCCTGGTCATTCCCTATGGGTAATAAGCATCTCTCTGATGGCCATGTTACTCTGAATAGTGCTTTGTCTATACAGAATGAAATGGATAGAGACTGTCCTGAATCATGTACTAGGAAAATTTGTGTTTGTCAAGAGTTGCCTTCTGAAAAAATCAGTGACGAGAGTGTACTTTTTCCGCCTTTGACTAAAAAATCCTACTGTCCAGTTGAAAGTGGAAGCCAACCACCTCTTATTACCTCCGATAACTCAAATCACCTTTTAAAAATGACTGAAGTAGCTGAAAGTATCTGTGGTCCTCTGCCTTTCTATCATCCAGAAGCTCTTTTGATGAACATTTATTCAG GGAACTGGAAACGTGCAAATGTGGCTGTATCCCATCTTATTGAATGTTTGGCCTCAAATTCAGCATCTGAGCAAAGGCCTGCAAAGTCTAGTACTAGCGTTAGCCAGGTCAATCTGTCAAATTATTTTGAAGGACAGGTGTTAAGCGGCAGAACTAGCCAAGTTTTTCAGTGGAGCAGAGACCCAAGTACAACCACTTGGTCTTCAAATTCAGAAAGTGGGCTGATGCAGTTTTCAGCTGGTGACATGACCAACATGTTTACAGCGTCTTTGTCAAGCTCTAAGTCTTCTGGTTTTCAGGAGATATTGGAGAAATTGCGGGCACACGAAGTTTTGACAGATTCACAGAAGCTGAAAATGTTTGCGATTGTTGACCTTCTACGTGAGATGAACAATTCACAATCTGCCTCTGCTTTTGAAAGCCTTGATGAACCTGGAAGAAG GTTTTGGTGTGCGATAAGGCTTCAACAACTGGAATTCCACATAAGAGACGGTACAAAACCATCCGTAGAAGAGTTAGTTGTTGACTCTCAACTTATAGGTTGGGCTTTTCAGTCTGATTGCCACATGAACTTGTTTGATACCATCATACCAACTGAACCAACCTGGGCAGAGATGCGAAAGATTGGTATTGGCTTTTGGTTTGCGAATCTTACAGATCTTCGTACTAAG ATGGAGAAGCTAGCTAGATGCCAATATCTGAAAAAGAGAGACCCAAAGGACTGTGCTTTGCTATATATAGCATTAAATAGACACCAGGTCTTGGCTGGCCTCTTTAAGATCAGCAAGGATGAGAAAGACAAGCCCTTGGTTGCATTTTTGTCTCGCAATTTCCAG GAGGAGAAAAATAAAGCTGCTGCGTCAAAAAATGCTTATGTATTAATGGGAAGGCATCAATTTGAGTTAGCAATTGCTTTCTTTTTGCTTAGTGGTGATATTATATCTGCAGTTACTGTCTGTGCAAAGAATCTTGGTGATGGCCAGCTTGCTCTTGTAATTTGTCGTCTTGTTGAAGGACAAAGTGGGCCATCAGAGCGCCatctaatttcaaaaattttactTCCGTCTGCGGTTGAGAAAGAAGATTATTGGCTTGCAAGTGTTCTTGAG TGGATGTTAGGGAATTTCTTCCAGTCTGTTCTGACTGTTATTGGTTTGCAAGGGTACTCTAATGGCACTAAACCAGAAAAGTCAAAGCATCCTGCTTTGCTTGACCCTAGCATCGGTCAATATTGTCTACTACTGGCTACCAAAAATAGCTTGAGAAATGCACTTGGGGAGCTGAATACTGCTGTTCTAAGTCAGTGGGCAATGGCGATGACTGCTTCTGCCTTAAAAAAATGTGGCCTTCCT CTTGAAGCATTGGAGTACCTGTCTACATCTGCTAGTAATATTACAGTTCCAGATGATGGAACTGTACATGAAAAATACGATATTCTACCTAGAATATTTCGGCCGTCTCCAGATGATTCTTCTAGATGGCTGTCTAATGGGGTATCCAACTATTTGGCGTACCAGAGCAAGTTAGATCTAGCCATGGTGTACATTGCTAAATTAATTAGGGAGCATCCAGGGTGGTGTGGCACCTGTTTAGCCTCAACTGATGCAAGGACCTGCTCCTTGGAGGATAAGATGAATCAACTTGGTGATCTTGAAAGCTTCGAACGAAAGCTGGATTCTTCTCTTGCCTATCTTGAGCAGAAGTTTAATTTATTGCGGAATGCACTACTTGATAAG gtttttgtttttttggacaGTAGTAGGCAACTGCATATTGGATATCGTCTACTACAAGGCTCTTCTTCTCAAGTTCATCTGCCCTCACTTACCCATGTCATTAGTTGCTCGTCTCAGTTGTTCAACCATCTTGTAAAGGATGCTGAAAATTTGTCTTATTCactgtctagatttgttactgcTGGCAGTATGGCTAGTTTACACTTACTGGCTTCACCGAAGAACTTCCAGTTTGTGGAGTTTTACTCGAAGGGTTTTATGTCATCAATGCGCAGCCTAACATCGGCTTTAATGATGCTTTGTAAAGGTGAAAGTGAAGATCTAATTCGGCAGTTGATCATGGCTCTTGATTTCTGTCAGTATTGTTTGTATTTCACTTCAGCAATTCTTCAGCGTAATGACAAAGCTCTTGACGCACTTTTGCAACCAATGTTGGCCTCGTGTTCCAATGGAATCAACAGGGAAGTTGACATGCCAAATTTGAAAGCAATACTTGGTGAGGTAATGGAGGCACTCAATCCCAAGTCATCAAGTGTTAGCACAGCCAATAAACTGGTTAATCAAGGGGTATTGCATGGCGATGGGGGAGATAAAATGATAAAGATCCCAGAAGATGAGAGATTCATGATTCTTGGAGCATCTCTGTGGAAACATCTGTCCAAGTTCATTAAATGCCAACTTGGTAATCTTACTTCTAACCCAATGACCGACATGACCCAGGCTTCTAGTGTATGTACTGAGCCTGAGGATAATGATTTCCTGGAACTTGTCAGACGGGTCATGATGATCTTTACTGATGTGATGGAAAACACCATCACACACATATCCTTTCACACTGCAATGCAGCTCGCTGTTTTCTTCTGGCATAAGACAAGGGGTGGGAACTCAATAGGTACTCTAATGTGGCTGGAGGAATTTAGTCAATCTAAGCTAGGAGTTTTTGCTGAGCAATCGGGTGAAAATTCTGGTTACTCTAATGCTACGGATGAAAATACTGTATTGTCAAGCACTGAAATGCTGGCAAAATTCTTCAATGATCCTAAAACAATATCTGAATTGCTTGCTCAATTACCAATTAAGTTATCAGAACTAATTCACTTGAATCCTGCTAGAGGGTGGAATCACTTTCACACGGGGGCTCTTCAAAATCATGAAAAGCTGGAAAGTTACAAACAAGAAGGTATTTTTGATAACAGTcctcgtggtggtggtggtggtggagataaAGGTCCTTCAGTTTCTGAGCAAAGTCGTTACCCATTGGATTCTGATGTAAAGGGAGCAGCTCTTACTGATGAAGTTGCTCCTTTCCGCACTCCTAGAGAAATTCATCGAAGAAATGGAGAGTTATTGGAG GCACTATGTATTAATTCTATTGAGCAACAGCGGGCTGCAGTTGCCAGCAACAAAAAG GGAATAGTTTACTTTGATTTGGGTGATGGACTACCTTCAAAAGCTTCATCAGACTTTGTTTGGGAAGAAGCTGATTGGCCCAAGAAAGGCTGGGCTGGTACGAAATCTACTCCGGTTCCCACTCGTGTTGCTCCTGGGGTTGGGCTTGGGAGTAGCAAAGGTTCACACCTTGGATTAGGTGGAGCTATAGTAGGTGATGGCTCTCAAGCAAGACTAGGAAAGGAGTTGACTGGCGGTGGAGCATTTGGAATTCCAGATTATGCTGGCATTGGCGCCACTGGCATGGGCTGGGGAATCCAAGATGACTTTGACAAATCCATTGACCCGCCAGCTACGCTGGATAACATAAGTGTAAGGGCTTTGGCTAGTCATCCTTCACGGCCTTACTTTCTTGCTGGTTCCAGTAACACTCACATCTACCTATGGGAG TTTGGTGAAGAGAAAGCCGTTGCAACGTACGGGGTGCTTCCTGCTGCTAATGTTACTCCCCCATATGCTCTTGCGTCAGTTACAGCTTTGCAGTTTGACTGCTCTGGCCACAGATTTGCCGACTGTGCATCAGATGGAACGGTATGCACATGGCAACTAGAGGTGGGAGGAAGAAGCAATGTCAGACCCACTGATTCATCTCTCTGCTTTAATGGCCATGCCTC GGATATTTGCTATGTTGCAACTAGCGGTTCAATTATAGCTTCAGCTGGCTATAGCTCCAATGGTGTAAATGTAGTCATATGGGACACGCTTGCTCCCCCAACTAGCTCCCGAGCTTCGGTGATGTGCCATGAAG GTGGTGCCTGTTCAATTTCTGTTTTTGACAATGATGTGGGAACCGGATCTATCTCCCCACTGATTGTTACTGGTGGAAAAGGTGGTGATGTTGGACTTCACGATTTCCGGTACATAGCTACCGGAAAGACCAAACGACACAAGCATTCCAACACTCTTGAGAGGGACGCTGACACCGCTGCAATAGATGTGCAACTTTCATCCAACGCCGGAGATCAAAATCGGCATGGAATGCTATGGTATATACCAAAGGCTCATTCAG